One segment of uncultured Tolumonas sp. DNA contains the following:
- a CDS encoding sensor domain-containing diguanylate cyclase gives MILQIDRLSLYIDAIRKLKEGDFSISFPDERTNNAFIDFESELLQLATWLEVRFTEFSKLQEISTEICQGSLLDDVLERIYNTFKQVIPFDRIGCALISNDQQTVQAHWAKTDQPEKIKLAHGYTCPLAGSSLESILHSQQPRILNDLSEYLVAHPNSKSTQLIVAEGIQSSLTCPLIIDAQPVGFLFFSSKQKNTYLDVHQRIFIHIARQVSVLIEKSRLYQHIYELNTQLLDAMQLLKEQSCRDALTQIFHRGAIMEFMQQSLNSGIRKKHPVSVIMADLDHFKTINDTFGHGMGDTVLKSVSHTMTAQLRNCDCVGRYGGEEFLIVLGDTDAASAMLVAERIRHAIAALQFEHPSGNLTITISMGISCSDNKNETKDENTLLLQADSALYRAKHEGRNRVSIG, from the coding sequence TTGATACTGCAAATTGATCGATTATCCCTATACATTGATGCGATCCGAAAATTGAAAGAGGGTGATTTTTCTATTTCATTTCCAGATGAAAGGACAAATAACGCTTTTATTGATTTTGAATCTGAGTTGTTACAGCTTGCCACATGGTTAGAAGTTCGCTTCACCGAATTCAGTAAATTACAAGAGATCTCGACTGAGATCTGCCAAGGAAGCTTATTAGATGACGTGCTTGAACGTATCTATAATACATTCAAACAAGTGATCCCTTTTGATCGTATTGGTTGTGCCTTGATTTCTAATGACCAACAGACAGTCCAAGCTCATTGGGCTAAAACAGATCAACCTGAAAAAATAAAGCTGGCTCATGGTTATACCTGCCCATTGGCTGGTAGCAGTTTAGAATCCATTTTGCACTCGCAACAACCTCGAATATTGAATGATTTGTCCGAATATTTAGTCGCACATCCTAACTCTAAATCAACACAATTGATTGTGGCGGAAGGAATACAGTCAAGCCTGACATGTCCACTTATAATTGATGCACAACCGGTTGGTTTTCTTTTTTTCTCCAGTAAGCAGAAAAATACCTACCTTGATGTGCATCAAAGAATTTTTATTCACATTGCAAGGCAGGTTTCGGTCCTCATCGAAAAAAGCAGACTTTATCAACATATCTACGAACTCAATACGCAGCTCTTAGATGCAATGCAGTTGTTAAAAGAACAATCTTGTCGCGATGCGTTAACACAAATATTCCATCGTGGCGCAATCATGGAGTTTATGCAGCAAAGTTTGAATTCAGGAATAAGAAAAAAACATCCAGTGTCAGTGATCATGGCGGACTTAGATCATTTTAAAACGATCAATGACACCTTCGGCCATGGAATGGGCGATACTGTTCTAAAAAGTGTTTCTCACACTATGACTGCACAATTGCGCAATTGTGACTGTGTGGGTCGATACGGAGGTGAGGAATTCTTGATAGTATTAGGCGATACCGATGCTGCAAGCGCCATGTTGGTCGCAGAACGGATCCGCCATGCGATTGCCGCTCTCCAATTTGAACATCCGTCTGGTAACCTGACCATCACCATCAGTATGGGTATTTCTTGTTCAGATAATAAAAATGAAACAAAAGACGAAAATACACTTTTATTACAAGCAGATAGTGCACTTTATCGAGCAAAACATGAAGGTCGAAACCGTGTTTCTATCGGTTAG
- a CDS encoding bacteriohemerythrin, whose protein sequence is MDSWLHNISTRRLIQIVSLFIFIFITSLSGYGYYKYQQNEDSVKLTISYHNQTIKLQELRYHSAQVQQFLTDASLTGDAESIQEAKSHQDAMTALLPTLPDIDLSDIKTLLVSQLDVGQKMVQAYANDKSEGDRLMKKPDTGFDAVSSRIQTSIDAALKIQNEKMETQELSSSVSMARENTIQLFSSALLLVISLVSFGLVSIKVNRPLLQLKTKLHDLTTGKKDLRFRLPVNGSDEFSTIASDFNQFLNELDHIVSTVQNVSVRTGHQMSSLMSLSKETMDDMSQVQMSSDSLATATQEMSATIHEIAGITDTAKKETEETQRQANNGQAEVTSAVVLIQNVASEIEKAVSSINDLEQQSTQIGEILNVIKTISEQTNLLALNAAIEAARAGEAGRGFAVVADEVRHLATRTQQATVEIRQRIELLQQGTSNSVETMNNTAQISGQAVQQAEAAGERLNDIVLAVGRIADMNVQIATAAEEQSYVAQETAQNVEQIAAVIRTATDDARKSYRFSQQVSLNSEEAKMLASQFKVTYESTLDSLDHNEVVRWSDAFRVGIAEVDNQHLGLFNSMNKLYHGIINEMAPGQVQERLNELVFLAKKHLEDEESLMLRANYSDLNAHKQVHVKLLSDMDNLLRRFANKEAGSDMELLFFLKNWLVDHIFRVDKRYVPELKAAGM, encoded by the coding sequence ATGGATAGTTGGTTGCATAACATTTCGACTAGACGACTAATTCAGATTGTGTCTTTGTTCATATTTATCTTCATAACCTCACTTTCTGGTTATGGATATTACAAGTATCAGCAGAATGAAGATTCGGTAAAACTGACGATTTCGTATCATAATCAGACAATTAAGCTTCAGGAACTTCGTTATCATTCTGCTCAAGTTCAGCAATTTCTAACCGATGCATCACTGACAGGGGATGCCGAATCCATCCAAGAGGCTAAGTCACATCAAGATGCGATGACAGCATTGCTGCCAACATTACCTGATATTGATTTATCAGATATCAAAACGCTGCTGGTGTCTCAATTAGACGTGGGCCAGAAAATGGTTCAGGCCTATGCAAACGATAAATCTGAAGGCGATCGTCTGATGAAAAAGCCGGATACTGGCTTTGATGCGGTCTCATCCAGAATTCAGACAAGCATTGATGCCGCATTGAAAATACAAAATGAAAAAATGGAAACACAGGAGCTATCTTCATCAGTGAGTATGGCGCGTGAAAATACTATCCAGTTATTTTCTTCTGCTTTGTTACTGGTGATTAGTTTGGTGTCATTTGGTTTGGTTTCTATCAAAGTTAATCGGCCATTACTTCAACTCAAGACTAAATTGCATGATTTAACGACAGGCAAAAAAGACCTGCGATTCCGCTTGCCCGTGAATGGATCTGATGAATTCTCAACCATTGCATCTGATTTTAATCAGTTTTTGAATGAGCTTGATCATATTGTTAGTACAGTACAAAACGTATCTGTAAGAACAGGGCATCAGATGAGTTCATTGATGTCACTCTCTAAAGAGACAATGGATGATATGTCTCAAGTTCAGATGAGTAGTGATTCATTGGCAACGGCCACCCAAGAGATGTCAGCGACAATCCATGAAATTGCAGGAATTACTGATACTGCAAAAAAAGAAACAGAGGAAACACAACGTCAGGCTAACAATGGACAAGCTGAGGTTACCTCAGCGGTAGTACTGATTCAAAATGTCGCGTCTGAAATTGAAAAAGCAGTTTCCAGTATCAATGACCTAGAACAACAGAGTACCCAGATTGGTGAGATCCTGAATGTTATCAAAACAATCTCTGAACAAACTAACCTGCTGGCATTGAATGCAGCCATTGAAGCAGCCAGAGCCGGTGAGGCGGGGCGAGGGTTTGCTGTGGTGGCAGATGAGGTTCGTCACCTGGCAACACGAACACAACAGGCAACGGTGGAGATCCGGCAGCGGATAGAACTGTTACAACAAGGCACTTCAAATTCGGTTGAGACCATGAACAATACCGCCCAAATTAGCGGTCAGGCGGTTCAGCAAGCGGAAGCCGCGGGTGAACGACTTAATGATATTGTATTGGCTGTTGGTCGCATCGCTGACATGAACGTGCAAATCGCAACGGCAGCGGAAGAACAATCATATGTGGCACAAGAAACGGCACAAAATGTAGAGCAGATAGCAGCCGTGATTCGAACTGCAACTGATGATGCACGCAAAAGTTATCGTTTCTCACAGCAGGTTAGTTTAAATTCTGAAGAGGCGAAAATGCTGGCTTCTCAATTTAAAGTAACTTATGAAAGCACGCTTGATTCCTTGGATCATAATGAAGTGGTTCGTTGGAGTGATGCATTCCGAGTGGGTATTGCTGAAGTGGATAACCAGCATCTAGGTTTATTTAACAGTATGAATAAGCTTTATCACGGAATCATCAATGAAATGGCGCCGGGACAAGTGCAAGAACGCCTGAATGAACTTGTTTTTTTAGCAAAAAAACACCTTGAAGACGAAGAGTCACTGATGTTACGGGCCAACTACTCTGATTTGAATGCTCATAAACAAGTTCACGTTAAACTTTTATCTGATATGGATAATTTGCTGCGGCGATTTGCCAATAAAGAAGCAGGTAGCGATATGGAACTGCTATTTTTCCTAAAAAATTGGTTAGTAGACCATATTTTCCGAGTGGATAAACGTTATGTCCCTGAGTTAAAAGCAGCAGGTATGTAG